The Methanosphaera stadtmanae DSM 3091 genome includes a window with the following:
- a CDS encoding anaerobic ribonucleoside-triphosphate reductase activating protein, with translation MNIQPTYSSLDYPGKMALVLFIPGCDLRCKYCHNPQLLKNESLSRWDIEEVEEEIDKNVDFIDAIVISGGEALLHIDVVKHYIQKAKEFDLLIKLDTNGLHPENLNQIIDDLDYVAIDIKAPLDKYYKISDVYPNNVKESINKSIDIILNHNVFLECRTTYVPNLLKPEDIQELTRNLRCNIYTLQQFRNRVTYDISLSTYEEPNPEDLVEIINSLDTTIPEIHLKSNQFGNQTIKKE, from the coding sequence TTGAATATACAACCAACTTATTCTTCACTAGATTATCCAGGTAAAATGGCATTAGTTTTATTTATACCGGGATGTGACCTAAGATGTAAATATTGTCACAATCCTCAATTATTAAAGAATGAATCATTATCACGGTGGGATATAGAAGAGGTTGAAGAAGAAATAGATAAAAATGTTGATTTTATTGATGCTATAGTAATAAGTGGTGGTGAAGCATTACTACATATAGATGTAGTAAAACATTATATTCAAAAAGCTAAAGAATTTGATTTATTAATTAAATTAGATACAAATGGATTGCATCCTGAAAATTTAAACCAAATTATAGATGACCTTGATTATGTAGCAATAGATATTAAAGCACCATTAGATAAATATTATAAAATTAGTGATGTGTATCCAAATAATGTTAAGGAAAGTATTAACAAATCAATTGACATAATATTAAATCACAATGTATTTTTAGAATGTCGTACAACATATGTTCCAAATTTGTTAAAACCAGAAGATATTCAAGAATTAACAAGAAATCTTAGATGTAATATATATACATTACAACAATTTAGAAACAGAGTAACATATGATATAAGTCTTTCAACATATGAAGAACCAAATCCAGAGGATCTTGTAGAAATTATAAATTCTCTAGATACAACAATACCTGAAATTCATCTTAAATCTAACCAATTTGGAAATCAAACAATTAAAAAAGAGTAA
- a CDS encoding pyruvoyl-dependent arginine decarboxylase, with protein sequence MKVSLTKGASEGPTKLNAFDNALLDADIGNVNLIPVSSMLPPNTQVIPMPKLKPGEMTNCVLSHQYSDNPGDEISAVIAFAQAEEMGCVIETSGINRTLKQLKEEAKFMAEYMIEKRGLEIIDYREVIQTHKVIDKASVVAALIYHDPIRH encoded by the coding sequence ATGAAAGTATCACTAACAAAAGGTGCATCAGAAGGACCAACAAAACTAAATGCATTTGACAATGCACTTCTTGATGCAGATATAGGTAATGTTAATTTAATTCCAGTATCAAGTATGCTACCACCAAATACTCAAGTAATACCAATGCCTAAATTAAAACCAGGAGAAATGACAAACTGTGTATTATCTCATCAATATTCAGATAATCCAGGGGATGAAATATCTGCAGTAATAGCATTTGCTCAAGCAGAAGAGATGGGTTGTGTAATTGAAACATCTGGGATTAACAGAACACTTAAACAACTAAAAGAAGAAGCAAAATTCATGGCAGAGTATATGATAGAAAAAAGGGGCCTTGAAATAATTGATTATAGGGAAGTAATTCAAACACATAAAGTAATAGATAAGGCAAGTGTAGTTGCTGCTTTGATATATCATGATCCTATAAGACACTAA
- a CDS encoding bifunctional fructose-bisphosphatase/inositol-phosphate phosphatase: MNDNEINFWLDLFEDMTNKVEDAINTARNDPQIRTITKIGADGTPTHKIDEYAEDMAIDILKKSGKSLIVISEESGTIKIGDNPEAIIIMDPLDGTSNALKNIPCYGISLALAKINSGEDLEKITLEDIEIGYVKNFPIGDVYMAVKGHGATKNDKPMKISEITKASESTVSTYVYRAKKNSLSKLCSSVRRMRLMGAIAIELCYVADGTYDVFLDIGQVRVLDIAAAQLIIKENNGIVTNAKTGNINNQLNLKEKTSIIAAANEKIHEDIIKLLE, translated from the coding sequence ATGAATGATAATGAAATAAATTTTTGGCTAGACTTATTCGAAGATATGACAAATAAAGTGGAAGATGCAATAAATACTGCCAGAAACGATCCCCAAATAAGAACAATAACAAAGATAGGAGCAGATGGAACACCAACCCATAAAATTGATGAATATGCTGAAGATATGGCTATTGATATTCTTAAAAAGAGTGGAAAATCATTGATTGTTATTAGTGAAGAAAGTGGAACTATTAAAATAGGTGATAATCCAGAAGCAATTATTATAATGGATCCTTTAGATGGTACAAGTAATGCCTTAAAAAACATACCATGTTATGGTATTTCTCTAGCATTAGCTAAAATTAATTCTGGAGAGGATTTAGAAAAAATTACACTGGAAGATATAGAAATAGGTTATGTTAAAAACTTCCCTATTGGTGATGTATACATGGCTGTAAAAGGTCATGGAGCTACAAAAAATGATAAACCAATGAAGATTTCAGAGATTACAAAAGCATCTGAATCAACAGTGAGCACTTATGTTTATAGAGCTAAGAAAAATAGTCTTAGTAAGTTATGTTCATCAGTTAGACGTATGCGTTTAATGGGTGCTATTGCAATAGAATTATGTTATGTTGCCGATGGAACATACGATGTATTCCTAGATATTGGCCAGGTAAGAGTTCTTGATATTGCTGCAGCACAATTAATAATAAAAGAAAATAATGGTATTGTAACCAATGCAAAAACAGGAAATATAAATAATCAATTGAATTTAAAAGAAAAAACATCGATAATAGCAGCAGCAAATGAGAAAATACATGAAGATATTATTAAATTGTTAGAATAA
- a CDS encoding gamma carbonic anhydrase family protein, translated as MANKTKIYDGAHVVDDVTLGDKVSVWYNAVVRGDLEPVTVGERSNIQENSVVHVSTNYPVKIGKNVSIGHNAIIHGCTIEDNVLIGMGAIVLNGAHITKNCLVGAGALVTENKTFPEGSLIIGSPAKAVRELTKEEIKEITENADEYVELAFEKE; from the coding sequence ATGGCTAATAAAACTAAAATTTATGACGGTGCACATGTAGTTGATGATGTAACATTAGGTGATAAAGTATCAGTATGGTATAATGCTGTTGTAAGAGGAGATCTTGAACCTGTAACTGTTGGTGAAAGATCAAATATTCAAGAAAATAGCGTTGTACATGTAAGTACTAATTATCCAGTTAAAATTGGTAAAAATGTATCTATTGGACATAATGCAATTATACATGGTTGTACTATTGAAGACAATGTTTTAATAGGAATGGGTGCTATTGTATTAAATGGTGCACATATTACTAAGAATTGTTTAGTTGGAGCAGGTGCACTTGTAACTGAAAATAAAACTTTTCCCGAAGGATCACTTATCATTGGATCACCTGCAAAAGCTGTACGCGAATTAACTAAAGAAGAAATTAAAGAAATTACTGAAAATGCTGATGAATACGTTGAATTAGCATTTGAAAAAGAATAA
- the lon gene encoding endopeptidase La → MTQEMENENLSFTQQLRKDGFIKDIDTNPTCFDDTDSQNQLPIIFIPNTILLPHTDITLNLDKQHTDNLLHTVDDNNHGIILTPKKLEEGNGNVEFYDVGVILEIKSLTEDKENELLPEEYVLELKVKDKVYVNKILKKDGFFHAQYKILPEENTLTEDEITELNKNIDETVLEIAKFLPNTDKYTRKILGKLDTQDKLAEVFPFLKVPINKKQELLELDSVKIRALKVIQLLLEQKDAIGIQMELAKKLNKKMNETHKNTLLREQMKLIQEELNMTDDTPAHKTYRERIKDAQLPKEVEEAALEEVTKLERQGQNNAEENIIRNYLDTILQLPWHKEENPTIDIVKAKKQLNDDHYGLKKVKTRIIQHLTVLKMKKDKQGSILLFVGPPGTGKTSLGKSIAAALERPYVRVSLGGVNDESEIRGHRRTYLGALPGRIINGMKKAGKTNPVFVLDEIDKMTESLNGNPTSALLEVLDPEQNDSFSDNYLEVPYDLSDVFFIGTANSLQDIPGPLRDRLEIIELDSYTNTEKHHIADEHLIKEVLLEHGLTEDDLKITYDAIDCLIEKYTRESGVRGLKREIAAIARYVTEKIVVDNVERPYVVDENMLYDILGHEKSHYDKVPDSNPPGVVTGLAWTPIGGDILFIEAVLLPGEEKLKLTGQLGDVMKESAQIAQSLIKSRLATVLKDSDIEKRDIHIHVPAGSIPKDGPSAGVTLLTTIASLVTNTPVDSTLAMTGEISLRGKVLPVGGIKEKVIAAHRSGIKTVLLPEENMKDLDDVPCEVKDDMTFKPMKTVDEVLYEALGLKLPENKPLNISIDEINKVTP, encoded by the coding sequence ATGACCCAAGAGATGGAAAATGAAAACCTATCATTTACACAACAACTGAGAAAAGATGGATTCATAAAAGATATAGACACCAATCCCACATGTTTTGATGATACTGATAGCCAAAATCAATTACCAATAATTTTCATACCAAATACAATACTCTTACCACATACAGATATAACACTTAACCTTGACAAACAACACACAGACAACCTACTACACACAGTAGATGATAATAATCATGGAATTATATTAACACCAAAAAAATTAGAAGAAGGAAATGGAAATGTAGAATTCTATGATGTGGGGGTAATTCTAGAAATAAAAAGTTTAACAGAAGACAAAGAAAATGAATTACTACCAGAAGAATATGTACTTGAATTAAAAGTTAAAGATAAAGTATATGTTAATAAAATCCTTAAAAAAGATGGATTCTTCCATGCTCAATATAAAATACTTCCAGAAGAAAATACTCTAACAGAAGATGAAATAACAGAATTAAACAAAAACATAGATGAAACAGTACTTGAAATAGCAAAATTCCTACCAAATACAGATAAATATACAAGAAAAATACTTGGAAAACTAGATACACAAGATAAACTTGCAGAAGTATTTCCATTTCTAAAAGTTCCAATTAATAAAAAACAAGAACTACTTGAGTTAGATTCTGTTAAAATAAGAGCTCTTAAAGTTATACAACTACTTCTTGAACAAAAAGATGCAATAGGCATACAAATGGAACTTGCTAAAAAACTTAACAAAAAAATGAATGAAACACATAAAAACACTCTCTTGAGAGAACAAATGAAGTTGATTCAAGAAGAACTTAACATGACAGATGATACTCCAGCACATAAAACCTACAGAGAACGTATAAAAGATGCCCAACTTCCAAAAGAAGTTGAAGAAGCTGCACTTGAGGAAGTAACAAAATTAGAAAGACAAGGACAAAACAATGCAGAAGAAAATATAATAAGAAACTATCTTGATACCATACTTCAACTACCATGGCATAAAGAAGAAAATCCTACAATTGACATAGTAAAAGCTAAAAAACAATTAAATGATGATCATTATGGATTAAAAAAGGTAAAAACTAGAATTATACAACATTTAACTGTTCTTAAAATGAAAAAAGACAAACAAGGATCTATTCTACTATTTGTTGGACCACCAGGAACTGGAAAAACAAGTCTTGGAAAAAGTATTGCGGCAGCACTTGAGAGACCATATGTAAGAGTAAGTCTAGGTGGAGTAAATGATGAATCTGAAATTAGAGGACATAGAAGAACGTATCTTGGAGCTCTACCTGGACGTATAATCAATGGAATGAAAAAAGCTGGAAAAACAAATCCAGTATTTGTTCTTGATGAAATTGATAAAATGACTGAATCTCTTAATGGAAATCCAACTAGTGCACTACTTGAAGTTCTAGATCCTGAACAGAATGATTCATTCTCAGACAACTACCTTGAAGTACCATATGATCTATCAGACGTATTCTTTATAGGAACTGCTAATTCATTACAAGACATACCAGGACCACTAAGAGATAGACTAGAAATAATTGAATTAGATAGTTATACAAACACTGAAAAACATCATATTGCAGATGAACACTTAATTAAAGAAGTTCTCCTAGAACATGGCCTAACAGAGGACGATCTTAAAATAACATACGATGCTATTGATTGTTTAATTGAAAAATACACACGAGAATCTGGTGTAAGAGGTCTTAAAAGAGAAATTGCAGCAATTGCAAGATATGTTACTGAAAAGATTGTTGTTGATAATGTTGAAAGACCCTATGTTGTAGATGAAAACATGCTCTATGACATATTAGGTCATGAAAAATCACATTATGATAAAGTTCCAGATAGTAATCCACCAGGTGTTGTTACAGGTCTTGCATGGACACCTATAGGTGGAGACATATTATTTATAGAAGCTGTACTCTTACCTGGAGAGGAAAAATTAAAATTAACAGGACAACTTGGTGATGTTATGAAAGAATCTGCACAGATTGCACAAAGTTTAATAAAATCAAGACTTGCAACTGTACTTAAAGATTCAGATATTGAAAAAAGAGATATTCACATCCATGTACCTGCAGGATCAATACCCAAAGATGGTCCATCTGCAGGAGTAACACTACTTACAACAATAGCATCCCTTGTAACAAATACTCCTGTTGATTCCACACTAGCTATGACTGGTGAAATTTCATTAAGAGGAAAAGTTCTACCTGTAGGTGGAATAAAAGAAAAGGTAATAGCTGCACATAGATCTGGTATAAAAACAGTTTTACTTCCAGAAGAAAATATGAAGGATCTTGATGATGTACCATGTGAAGTTAAAGATGATATGACATTCAAACCAATGAAAACTGTTGATGAAGTATTATATGAAGCTCTTGGACTAAAATTACCTGAAAATAAACCTTTAAATATTTCCATTGATGAAATAAATAAAGTAACACCCTAA
- the hisC gene encoding histidinol-phosphate transaminase, whose protein sequence is MVKTRAILEEYKTYVPGRSKKEIAEEYGVAEESIIKLGSNENPWGPSPKAKQAIIDSIDEINRYPESNHEYIKEQIAKYANVTKDQVIIGGDGADELFEVLAKTVIDEGDEFIVHQPTYTYYEYTFKQSNAKAVYATWNIEENKLDVDSVLNNITDKTKVIFLCTPNNPTGGLIPQEDIVRIIEATDALVVIDEAYWEFSEVNNVNLLKKYNNIFIIRTFSKVMGLAGLRIGYGLSNPDFIEKMSRIKPVFSVTVPSQKAVIATLNDEEFIKESTEKAITEREYLYESVNSIDNIHIYKSKSNYLLMDVRKTGYTAAELTSKLMSRGVIVRDCTSFVGLDEYYIRISVETHPKNEKFIEILKEIVEN, encoded by the coding sequence ATGGTAAAAACAAGAGCAATATTAGAGGAATACAAAACTTACGTTCCAGGTAGATCTAAAAAGGAAATTGCTGAAGAATATGGTGTTGCTGAAGAAAGTATTATTAAACTTGGATCTAATGAAAATCCATGGGGACCTTCACCTAAAGCAAAACAAGCAATTATTGATTCTATTGATGAAATAAATAGATACCCTGAATCTAATCATGAATATATTAAAGAACAAATTGCTAAATATGCTAATGTAACAAAAGATCAAGTTATTATTGGTGGAGATGGAGCTGATGAATTATTTGAAGTATTAGCAAAAACTGTTATTGATGAAGGTGATGAATTTATAGTACATCAACCTACATATACATATTATGAATATACCTTCAAACAATCTAATGCTAAAGCTGTTTATGCTACATGGAATATTGAAGAAAATAAATTAGATGTGGACTCTGTCCTTAATAACATTACAGATAAAACAAAAGTAATTTTCTTATGTACTCCAAACAATCCTACAGGAGGACTTATTCCACAAGAAGATATTGTTAGAATTATTGAAGCTACAGATGCTCTTGTTGTAATAGATGAAGCATATTGGGAATTTTCTGAAGTTAATAATGTGAACTTACTTAAAAAATACAATAACATATTCATAATAAGAACCTTCTCTAAAGTAATGGGTCTTGCAGGTTTAAGAATTGGATATGGTCTTTCAAATCCAGATTTTATAGAAAAAATGTCAAGAATAAAACCAGTATTTAGTGTAACAGTTCCTTCTCAAAAAGCTGTTATTGCAACATTAAATGATGAAGAATTTATTAAAGAATCCACAGAAAAAGCAATTACTGAGAGAGAATACTTGTATGAAAGTGTTAATAGTATAGATAACATTCATATTTATAAATCCAAATCTAATTATTTGTTAATGGATGTTCGAAAAACAGGATACACAGCAGCAGAATTAACTTCAAAGTTAATGTCTAGGGGTGTAATTGTACGTGACTGTACAAGTTTTGTTGGTCTTGATGAATATTATATTCGCATTAGTGTTGAAACACATCCAAAAAATGAAAAATTTATTGAAATATTAAAAGAAATAGTAGAAAATTAA
- a CDS encoding ASCH domain-containing protein, translated as MPILLLGNRDIDLISGKRNVTIRRLWKQPLYRGDRLYCYWNILSKEREKLFEAEVTRVEILTFNQIIEDATLPTKLGYKNSKEMEKDLKKTYPNNTSGKDKFQVFEFRKLHVTQWEGSAINQKNMIIKKADVLFEMGKYKQSSICYKAALEYDHDDVKLLNRIGDTLSRLGQFGDAINHYKKAIKLEPDNEYLYNNIAIAYLNKHDLEKALKMSDKALSINMHNTTVLYWRGLIYEMLNDFENALNSFDMVIEIDDTDADVWNERATVLNMLGKSEEALYSYDKSLELCLDNDKDSNTWASKGNTLLGLQRYEEAIECYNNALKLNENNPIVLNNKGVAYMELDDFNNAIKCFRKVLVIYPDNPDAQVLQEVCLENL; from the coding sequence ATGCCAATTTTATTACTAGGAAATAGAGATATTGATTTGATTAGTGGAAAACGCAATGTTACAATTAGACGTTTGTGGAAACAACCATTATATAGGGGTGATAGGTTATATTGTTACTGGAATATCCTATCTAAAGAACGGGAAAAATTATTTGAAGCTGAAGTTACAAGGGTGGAGATACTGACATTTAATCAAATAATAGAAGATGCAACACTGCCTACTAAGTTAGGATATAAAAATTCGAAGGAAATGGAGAAAGATCTTAAAAAAACATATCCCAACAATACAAGTGGTAAAGATAAGTTTCAAGTATTTGAATTTCGTAAGTTACATGTAACACAATGGGAAGGTTCAGCAATTAATCAAAAAAACATGATTATTAAAAAGGCAGATGTATTATTTGAGATGGGTAAGTATAAACAATCATCAATCTGTTACAAGGCGGCATTAGAATATGATCATGATGATGTAAAATTACTAAATAGAATTGGTGATACACTCTCACGTCTGGGACAATTTGGGGATGCTATAAATCATTATAAAAAAGCAATAAAATTAGAACCAGACAATGAATATCTCTATAATAACATAGCAATAGCATACCTAAATAAACATGATTTGGAAAAGGCTCTTAAAATGAGTGATAAAGCATTAAGTATCAATATGCATAACACAACAGTATTATATTGGAGAGGATTGATCTATGAAATGCTTAATGATTTTGAAAATGCCTTAAATTCCTTTGACATGGTTATAGAAATAGATGATACAGATGCTGATGTATGGAATGAACGGGCAACAGTATTGAATATGCTTGGTAAAAGTGAAGAAGCATTATATTCCTATGATAAATCATTGGAATTATGTTTAGATAATGATAAAGATTCAAATACTTGGGCAAGTAAAGGAAATACACTCCTTGGACTGCAAAGATATGAAGAAGCAATTGAATGTTATAATAATGCATTAAAACTAAATGAAAACAATCCTATAGTGTTAAATAATAAAGGGGTGGCATATATGGAATTGGATGATTTTAACAATGCAATTAAATGTTTTAGAAAGGTTTTAGTGATCTATCCAGATAATCCTGATGCTCAAGTTCTTCAAGAGGTATGTCTTGAAAATCTATAA
- a CDS encoding UPF0280 family protein, which yields MPKNTLHIKNIDIQTTHIMLKTDINCDIKPFIQNQREIILNEIKENPNFLKSYTPIPLIDKKPILKLMTKAGEIANTGPMAAVAGSISEMCLDYLESFKSKFSIVENGGDIALKTNKKINMGIYAGKTSFSYNYGFKIKPKPYKYGICTSSYDGPSKSFGSTDATIVFSKQSSIADSLATSIGNYGNGNTENEVVHNALSYAEKYSDYYEGVLVIKGETLGKTGHIPQLISINNTHVKEAFEIE from the coding sequence ATGCCAAAAAATACACTCCATATAAAAAATATAGATATTCAAACAACACATATCATGTTAAAAACAGATATTAACTGTGATATTAAACCATTTATTCAAAACCAGAGAGAAATAATTTTAAATGAAATTAAAGAAAATCCCAATTTTCTAAAATCATATACCCCCATACCCCTAATTGATAAGAAACCTATACTCAAATTAATGACTAAAGCTGGTGAAATAGCAAATACTGGACCTATGGCTGCTGTTGCTGGAAGTATAAGTGAGATGTGTTTAGATTATCTTGAATCATTTAAAAGTAAATTTTCAATAGTAGAAAATGGTGGAGATATTGCTCTTAAAACAAACAAAAAGATAAATATGGGTATTTATGCTGGAAAAACTAGTTTTTCATATAATTATGGTTTTAAAATAAAACCTAAACCTTATAAATACGGCATATGCACCTCCTCATATGATGGTCCTTCAAAAAGTTTTGGTAGTACTGATGCAACCATAGTATTTAGTAAACAAAGTAGCATAGCTGATAGTCTTGCAACAAGTATTGGTAATTATGGAAATGGAAATACAGAAAATGAAGTTGTTCATAATGCTCTAAGTTATGCTGAAAAATACAGTGACTACTATGAGGGAGTTCTTGTTATAAAGGGAGAAACTCTTGGTAAAACTGGACATATTCCACAATTAATCTCAATTAACAACACACATGTAAAAGAAGCATTTGAAATAGAATAG
- a CDS encoding PH domain-containing protein codes for MMPKPNQSRQNKYNTYDNRPSNSEHVLLETRPNILLYSDNFVLKIVVLFLLVFLFAPLITVFYGIQSNLLTTFQINLENMTFIMELILIFCILIVIIKIGLDVLDWNYTLYTLTEQRVIIRRGFFHKEKIAMSYSKIQDIEVSQSIIERILNCGNMIIYGGHDNSETILDAVPNPSKVEDIVMNKISNVQSDSYRGYSNFNSTYDPRFNKYNTQSNNYQQDYQYDNYNQNFDNQRDYRGIQEENTKTSKWKQMMGDKKKSKRELDEIINKHQNRFKKYK; via the coding sequence ATGATGCCAAAACCTAATCAATCTAGGCAAAATAAGTATAATACCTATGATAATAGACCATCTAATAGTGAACATGTTCTTCTTGAAACAAGACCGAACATATTATTATACTCAGATAATTTTGTACTGAAAATAGTGGTATTATTCCTGTTAGTATTTTTATTTGCACCATTAATAACAGTATTCTATGGTATACAAAGTAATTTATTAACAACTTTTCAAATCAATCTTGAAAATATGACTTTTATAATGGAATTAATACTTATTTTTTGTATTTTAATTGTAATTATAAAAATAGGATTGGATGTTTTAGATTGGAATTATACACTCTATACTTTAACAGAACAACGTGTAATAATAAGGAGGGGATTTTTCCATAAAGAAAAAATCGCCATGTCTTATAGTAAAATACAAGATATAGAAGTTTCTCAATCAATTATTGAAAGAATTCTAAACTGTGGAAATATGATAATCTATGGTGGACATGATAACTCAGAAACGATTCTTGATGCAGTACCAAATCCTAGTAAAGTTGAAGATATTGTAATGAATAAGATAAGTAATGTCCAATCAGACTCATATAGGGGATATTCAAATTTCAATTCCACATATGATCCTAGATTTAACAAATACAATACTCAATCAAATAATTATCAACAGGATTACCAATATGATAATTATAATCAGAATTTTGATAATCAAAGGGATTATAGAGGTATCCAAGAAGAAAATACTAAAACTTCTAAATGGAAACAAATGATGGGGGATAAGAAAAAATCTAAAAGAGAACTGGATGAAATAATTAACAAACATCAAAATAGATTTAAAAAGTATAAATAA
- a CDS encoding geranylgeranyl reductase family protein, with protein MTNYDIIVVGGGPIGSTYAYKMAKLGYDVALFDMKNRIGQPLQCAGLVSTNIDDTKNLPREFISNEVRGANLISPNKTTIHVEKDNTVAYVLDRVLYDKYLFDRAINAGVDAHIGTMVDDVDINNTTLRIGNAYHRAKLIAVACGPNSKTSKKMNPNLDEDSFMAIQYTIQTDNPSTEFVDVSVREELLPGFLWKIPVSSNQSRIGLFTKNSYGGATKLLDNELSLNDEIIQKHYGIIPRFNINKKIVQNNTILLGDTASQVKPTTGGGIISGFNCTEIAKNNSNKMLESGDNSYLENYEREYHERYDEEFRTQHNVQNIMENMTEDDFNYMFNQLNEYDVDKIISEYGDMDNQIPLLKQLIKTGIIFKLLPKIGVRRLKNIWKSL; from the coding sequence ATGACAAATTATGATATAATTGTAGTTGGTGGTGGACCAATAGGATCTACATATGCATATAAAATGGCAAAATTAGGATATGATGTAGCTCTCTTTGATATGAAAAATAGGATAGGTCAACCACTACAATGTGCTGGACTGGTTTCAACAAATATTGATGATACTAAAAATTTACCAAGAGAATTTATATCTAATGAAGTTAGGGGAGCTAACTTAATATCACCAAATAAAACGACAATACATGTTGAAAAAGATAATACAGTAGCATATGTGCTAGATAGGGTATTGTATGATAAGTACTTGTTTGATAGAGCTATCAATGCTGGAGTGGATGCCCATATAGGAACAATGGTGGATGATGTTGATATTAACAACACCACATTAAGAATAGGTAATGCATATCATAGAGCTAAATTAATAGCAGTAGCATGTGGACCTAATTCAAAAACATCAAAGAAAATGAATCCTAATTTAGATGAAGATTCATTCATGGCAATACAATACACTATACAAACAGATAATCCAAGTACTGAATTTGTGGATGTATCTGTTAGAGAAGAACTATTACCTGGATTTTTATGGAAAATACCAGTATCATCTAACCAATCAAGAATTGGTTTATTTACAAAAAATTCCTATGGTGGAGCAACAAAACTATTGGATAATGAGCTTTCATTAAATGATGAAATTATTCAAAAACATTATGGAATTATTCCTAGATTTAATATTAATAAGAAAATAGTTCAAAACAACACAATACTTCTAGGAGACACGGCAAGTCAAGTTAAACCTACAACAGGTGGAGGTATTATTTCAGGATTTAACTGTACAGAAATTGCAAAAAATAACAGTAATAAAATGCTTGAATCTGGAGATAATTCATACCTAGAAAACTATGAAAGAGAATATCATGAAAGATATGATGAAGAATTTAGGACTCAACATAATGTTCAAAATATAATGGAAAACATGACTGAGGATGATTTTAATTATATGTTCAATCAATTAAATGAATATGATGTTGATAAAATAATTTCAGAATATGGTGATATGGATAATCAAATTCCATTACTAAAACAATTAATAAAAACAGGAATAATTTTTAAATTATTACCAAAAATAGGTGTAAGGAGACTGAAAAATATATGGAAATCACTGTAG